The Pseudomonadota bacterium genome includes a region encoding these proteins:
- a CDS encoding acyl-CoA/acyl-ACP dehydrogenase yields the protein MSLEACDVELMLAELGRFAHGPLAAEVTHPEAPVDGPVLTRLREGAVALGLLGAAGKVAEFGLWPADDSGSACVFSIRALQLLGEVNAGIALAWHRAALAAHLADGLGLARRAGETAVVVTGHYGLGRSSLARWLLDRKPEQDDTALLSDWLDRHARDTFALAPVDWQWLLWPVWTTHGLVWCRHARGTLTAERQRPQHGLDELVLWRLRLPEPVSAEPAQETARAMFGRALKMEVLAALAIASGAVRGACHLALDYAARRRQGGVPINHYPAVQSQLAIIDSALVQADDALGALERPLDAIDLGRLLTVRVRLDASLREAANAAMQVHGGIGYMRDIGIEKRLREVNMLSTIAGGVREIPLFMAEWRS from the coding sequence ATGAGTCTCGAGGCCTGCGATGTCGAGCTGATGCTCGCCGAGCTGGGGCGTTTCGCACACGGCCCGCTGGCTGCCGAAGTGACCCATCCGGAAGCGCCGGTTGATGGCCCGGTTCTGACGCGGCTGCGCGAGGGGGCCGTCGCGCTCGGTTTGCTCGGAGCGGCCGGTAAGGTGGCCGAGTTTGGCCTGTGGCCGGCCGACGACAGCGGCTCGGCCTGCGTCTTTTCGATCCGCGCGCTCCAGCTTCTGGGCGAGGTCAATGCCGGGATCGCGCTGGCCTGGCATCGGGCTGCGCTGGCGGCGCATCTGGCTGACGGCCTGGGGCTGGCCCGGCGGGCAGGTGAGACGGCCGTTGTCGTGACCGGCCACTATGGGCTGGGACGCTCGTCGCTGGCGCGCTGGCTGCTTGACCGGAAGCCGGAGCAGGACGACACGGCGCTGCTGAGCGACTGGCTGGATCGACACGCCCGCGATACCTTCGCGCTGGCTCCGGTTGACTGGCAGTGGCTGTTGTGGCCGGTGTGGACGACACACGGGCTGGTCTGGTGCCGACACGCCCGCGGTACGCTGACAGCCGAGCGGCAGCGGCCGCAGCACGGACTCGATGAACTGGTCTTGTGGCGGCTGCGCTTGCCTGAGCCGGTCTCGGCCGAACCTGCGCAGGAAACGGCGCGCGCCATGTTCGGACGGGCGCTGAAAATGGAGGTGCTGGCCGCGCTCGCGATTGCCAGCGGTGCGGTTCGCGGTGCCTGCCACTTGGCGCTGGATTATGCCGCCCGGCGCCGCCAGGGCGGAGTGCCGATCAATCACTACCCGGCCGTGCAGTCGCAGCTGGCGATCATCGACTCGGCGCTGGTCCAGGCCGACGACGCACTCGGGGCGCTGGAACGGCCGCTTGATGCAATCGATCTCGGCCGGCTCCTGACGGTCAGAGTGCGACTCGACGCATCGCTGCGCGAGGCGGCCAACGCAGCCATGCAAGTCCACGGCGGCATCGGCTACATGCGCGATATCGGCATCGAAAAGCGCCTGCGTGAGGTCAATATGCTCTCGACGATCGCCGGCGGCGTTCGCGAGATTCCGTTGTTCATGGCGGAATGGAGGAGCTGA
- a CDS encoding acyl-CoA/acyl-ACP dehydrogenase, which translates to MRDHLHGHLPDDHPLAPAARLAEFRWPVRAFVNYRRDDLWAADCRRLPRPLARLRRRARAFAETRIRPLSAELDLLGHWSPQERPPAIDHLLAEAGRAGWLTHVLPRPVGSMPWSAVRYPLVWQASLVIEEFARACGGLMLLLSAHHLGVMPLLLSGQLKDLRRHLLPIYRGCRRGDWRLMAFAITEPGAGSDVEDGHGAASARPGLVARRVEGGWRLCGSKCYISGGDLADRLTVFAAIEGQGLDSWTCFVVPADSAGFRVARTELKMGMRASGAAQLEFDEVFVPDDNVVGAVGQGWTLNRAVLNASRLPVAAMGVGLARAATECAIEFARSYHLGPRALVDYQDVQLELAEMVAETRAMRSLLWQEARHARAPRQLHSALVKFHATDRAQQVVERAMALLGDHGGRHELTIERIFRDIRLTRIFEGTNDINRLALIEDWQHALLPTDRPSHSGV; encoded by the coding sequence ATGCGCGACCACCTGCATGGGCATTTGCCCGACGATCATCCGCTGGCCCCGGCGGCCCGGCTGGCCGAATTCCGCTGGCCGGTGCGCGCGTTTGTCAACTACAGGCGAGACGATTTGTGGGCAGCGGATTGTCGGCGGTTGCCCCGACCGCTGGCCCGGCTGCGGCGCCGTGCTCGGGCGTTTGCCGAAACGCGTATCCGGCCGCTGTCCGCGGAGCTCGATCTCCTGGGGCACTGGTCGCCGCAGGAGCGCCCGCCGGCGATCGATCATTTGCTGGCCGAGGCCGGTCGCGCCGGCTGGCTGACTCACGTGCTGCCCAGGCCGGTCGGCAGCATGCCCTGGTCGGCAGTGCGCTACCCCCTGGTCTGGCAGGCCAGTCTGGTGATCGAGGAGTTTGCCCGTGCCTGCGGCGGTCTGATGCTACTGCTGTCGGCCCATCACCTCGGCGTCATGCCGCTGCTGCTGAGCGGCCAGCTCAAGGATCTGCGCCGGCACCTGTTGCCGATCTATCGCGGGTGCCGCCGCGGGGATTGGCGCCTGATGGCGTTCGCCATTACCGAGCCGGGTGCCGGTTCGGACGTCGAGGACGGACACGGCGCCGCCTCTGCCCGGCCGGGCCTGGTCGCGCGGCGGGTCGAAGGCGGCTGGCGACTGTGCGGCAGCAAATGCTATATCAGCGGCGGCGACCTGGCCGACCGCCTGACCGTGTTTGCCGCAATCGAAGGGCAGGGCCTGGATTCCTGGACCTGCTTCGTTGTTCCGGCCGACAGTGCCGGCTTTCGCGTGGCGCGGACCGAGCTGAAGATGGGCATGCGCGCCTCCGGCGCGGCCCAGCTCGAATTCGATGAGGTCTTCGTGCCCGACGACAACGTGGTTGGCGCAGTCGGACAGGGCTGGACGCTCAATCGCGCAGTGCTCAATGCCTCGCGTCTGCCGGTGGCGGCCATGGGCGTTGGTCTGGCGCGGGCCGCGACCGAATGCGCCATCGAGTTTGCGCGCTCCTATCACCTTGGTCCGCGTGCCCTGGTCGATTACCAGGACGTGCAGCTGGAGCTGGCCGAAATGGTGGCAGAAACGCGGGCTATGCGCAGCCTGCTCTGGCAGGAGGCACGCCATGCCCGCGCCCCGCGCCAGTTGCACAGCGCGCTGGTCAAGTTCCACGCCACCGATCGCGCCCAGCAGGTGGTCGAGCGTGCCATGGCCCTGCTTGGCGACCACGGCGGTCGACACGAGCTGACGATCGAGCGCATCTTTCGTGATATTCGGCTGACGCGCATTTTCGAGGGCACCAATGACATCAACCGACTGGCCCTGATCGAGGACTGGCAGCATGCGCTGCTCCCGACCGATCGGCCATCACACAGCGGGGTTTGA
- a CDS encoding GGDEF domain-containing protein: MPQSANPAPDWHPDPVTHARRLARTMAISASALVILVVPAYQIAELFVFGGMNGLWWQHALWRAPVLAVAAVALAWCHIRSDGHGAAALLRLIAILIMTMMFGLFVADWRAEDGNVEVMIQGLIMSTFAVSLIALSGARELLIIYLLPASGAVLALTLSGENPWFVITRLFDSLMMLAVGLLAAELLCRTRLQAFQANRQLHEHATTDALTGLGNRRLLEPQLTAETARALRHRRPLSILLADIDHFKQVNDRWGHEVGDGVLRTLAGRLRGALRQEDLAARWGGEEFLILLPDTTADQAGTVAEKIRQAVAATPFPIGAANINLTISLGVAAHAGESDHRQLVKRADEALYQAKSQGRNRVCIARTPGHHGQPGQ, encoded by the coding sequence ATGCCGCAATCAGCCAATCCTGCACCGGACTGGCACCCGGACCCGGTCACCCATGCTCGCCGACTGGCGCGGACCATGGCAATTTCGGCGAGTGCCCTGGTGATCCTGGTGGTGCCGGCCTACCAGATCGCCGAGCTGTTCGTGTTCGGCGGGATGAACGGGCTATGGTGGCAACACGCGTTGTGGCGAGCGCCGGTGCTCGCGGTTGCCGCTGTTGCGCTGGCCTGGTGCCACATCCGGTCGGACGGGCATGGAGCTGCAGCGCTGCTGCGGCTGATAGCTATCCTGATCATGACCATGATGTTCGGGCTGTTTGTCGCTGACTGGCGTGCCGAAGACGGCAACGTCGAGGTGATGATTCAGGGCCTGATCATGAGCACCTTTGCCGTGTCGCTGATCGCTTTGAGCGGCGCCCGCGAGCTGCTGATCATCTACTTGCTGCCGGCCTCTGGGGCAGTCCTTGCGCTGACCCTGAGCGGCGAAAACCCGTGGTTCGTGATCACCCGCCTGTTCGATTCGCTGATGATGCTGGCAGTCGGGCTGCTGGCCGCCGAACTGCTCTGTCGCACCCGGCTGCAGGCTTTCCAGGCCAACCGCCAGCTGCATGAACACGCAACCACCGACGCGCTGACCGGTCTGGGCAACCGGCGCCTGCTCGAACCACAGCTGACAGCCGAAACCGCACGCGCGCTCAGGCACCGCCGCCCGCTGTCGATCCTGCTGGCTGATATCGATCACTTCAAGCAGGTCAATGATCGGTGGGGCCACGAGGTCGGCGATGGGGTGCTGCGCACCCTGGCCGGCCGACTGCGTGGCGCGCTGCGCCAGGAGGATCTTGCCGCGCGCTGGGGCGGTGAGGAATTCCTGATTCTGCTGCCCGACACGACCGCCGATCAGGCCGGGACGGTCGCCGAAAAGATTCGCCAGGCGGTGGCCGCCACGCCGTTCCCAATCGGCGCGGCGAACATCAATCTGACCATCAGCCTGGGCGTGGCCGCCCACGCCGGTGAGTCAGACCACCGGCAGCTGGTCAAGCGGGCAGATGAAGCGCTCTATCAGGCCAAGTCACAGGGCCGCAACCGGGTTTGCATCGCCCGAACGCCGGGTCATCACGGCCAGCCCGGTCAGTAG
- a CDS encoding U32 family peptidase translates to MKLVCPAGSLPALTEAVNNGADAVYIGFRDATNARAFPGLNFSDRDIDKGLAHARSRGCQVYVALNTYPTSDRLDQWYSAVDRAADLGVDTLIIAEMAVLDYAARKHPQIRRHLSVQGSATTAAALKFYHEQFGISRAVLPRVLAIQQVEALAEKSPIELEVFAFGSLCIMVEGRCQLSSYVTGKSPNLAGVCSPAEYVAWDETPEGKTARLNGVLIDRFADNEPAGYPVVCKGRYQVGDETFHALEEPTSLNTLELLPRLREIGISAVKIEGRQRSPAYVGTVTRIWREAIDRVERDPDAFTTEAEWQRELTRLSEGSQVTLGPYQRAWQ, encoded by the coding sequence ATGAAGCTTGTCTGCCCGGCCGGCTCGCTGCCGGCCCTGACCGAAGCCGTCAACAACGGCGCCGATGCCGTCTACATCGGCTTTCGTGACGCCACCAACGCGCGCGCCTTTCCGGGCCTGAATTTCTCGGATCGTGACATCGACAAGGGCCTGGCCCACGCGCGCTCGCGCGGCTGCCAGGTCTATGTGGCGCTCAATACCTACCCGACCTCCGACAGGCTCGATCAGTGGTACTCGGCGGTCGATCGCGCGGCCGACCTCGGCGTCGACACCCTGATCATTGCCGAGATGGCGGTGCTCGACTACGCCGCGCGCAAGCATCCCCAAATCCGTCGTCACCTGTCGGTCCAGGGCTCGGCCACGACCGCGGCGGCGCTGAAGTTCTACCACGAGCAGTTCGGCATCTCACGCGCCGTGCTGCCGCGCGTGCTGGCCATCCAGCAGGTCGAGGCCCTGGCCGAGAAGAGCCCGATCGAGCTCGAAGTGTTCGCCTTCGGCAGCTTGTGCATCATGGTCGAGGGCCGCTGTCAGCTCTCCAGCTACGTCACCGGCAAGTCGCCCAATCTGGCCGGGGTGTGCTCGCCGGCCGAGTACGTGGCCTGGGACGAGACGCCCGAAGGCAAGACCGCGCGCCTCAATGGCGTGCTGATCGACCGCTTCGCCGACAACGAGCCAGCTGGCTACCCGGTGGTGTGCAAGGGCCGCTACCAGGTCGGTGACGAGACCTTCCACGCCCTGGAAGAGCCGACCAGCCTGAACACCCTGGAGCTGCTGCCCAGGCTCAGGGAAATCGGCATTTCCGCCGTCAAGATCGAGGGCCGCCAGCGCTCGCCGGCCTACGTCGGCACGGTCACGCGCATCTGGCGCGAGGCCATCGACCGGGTCGAGCGCGACCCGGACGCATTCACCACCGAGGCCGAGTGGCAGCGC